CCATACACCCAATGCAGCCCATGCCGTGTTTAGCAAAAATTTCCCGGGCACGGGGGTGGCTGCGCAACACTTCAACAATCGGCGTCTCTTTGGTAATCATGATGCTACTCCCCCTTTTCTGCTATCTGTCTGTTTATTTTCCATAACCAGGCTTAAAAATCCTGCAAAATCAAACAAAGACCTTGCACAGTTTCATCGTTCTATGCTAAAATACTACTGTTATCGTAAAAAGGATATTTTGTCCTTCAATTAAAGGAGGTGGAATAGATGGCAACTGTTTGCGGAACTTGCGGCAAAGGTGAAGCTAGCGGCAACAACGTCAGCCACTCTAACTTGAAAACCAAACGTACTTGGAAACCCAACATTCAAAGAGTTAGAGCATTGTTGGACGGTGAGGTAAAACGCATTAACGTTTGTACCCGCTGCCTGCGCTCTGGTAAAATCCAACGGGCTATCTAACTTGAACTCTTCAAGTTACACAGATAAAGGACTGGGAATCTTCCCAGTCCTTTTTACTATGCTTTTTTATAATTCGTCTATGAGACATTGCAGTTCTTCACGTTTGAACGCGTAGGCTTCCGCACAGAAATGGCAAATAATCTCCGCCTCTTCTTCATTGGCCATGTCCTCGAGTTCTTCCCGCCCCAGACTAATCAGCATATTGCTGACTTTATCCCGGCTGCAAGTGCAGCGAAAAGCCAGCGGCTGTTCCTCTTGAATCGTATACTCAAGCCCCGCAAATGCATGCTGGATGATATCGCTTGCCGCAAGCCCCGTCTTCACCAAGCTTGATATCGGTGCCAGCGCAGCCAGGTTTTTCTCAACTTGCGTGATCACACCCTCTTCAGCGCCAGGCATTACTTGAATGAAAA
The sequence above is drawn from the Azotosporobacter soli genome and encodes:
- the rpmB gene encoding 50S ribosomal protein L28, producing MATVCGTCGKGEASGNNVSHSNLKTKRTWKPNIQRVRALLDGEVKRINVCTRCLRSGKIQRAI
- a CDS encoding DUF1858 domain-containing protein; translated protein: MITKETPIVEVLRSHPRAREIFAKHGMGCIGCMGSLTETLENGAKMHEIDVKALLKELNELK